Proteins from a genomic interval of Chionomys nivalis chromosome 7, mChiNiv1.1, whole genome shotgun sequence:
- the Chd3 gene encoding chromodomain-helicase-DNA-binding protein 3 isoform X3, whose amino-acid sequence MASPLRDEEEEEEEMVVSEEEEEEEEEGDEEEEEVEAADEDDEEEDEEGVLGRGPGHDRGRDRHSPPSCHLFPPPPPPPPPPPPPPPDKDDIRLLPSALGVKKRKRGPKKQKENKPGKPRKRKKLDSEEEFGSERDEYREKSESGGSEYGTGPGRKRRRKHREKKEKKTKRRKRGEGDGGQKVEQKSSAALLLTWGLEDVEHVFSEEDYHTLTNYKAFSQFMRPLIAKKNPKIPMSKMMTILGAKWREFSANNPFKGSAAAVAAAAAAAAAVAEQVSAAVSPATPIAPSGPPPALPPPPAPEIQPPPIRRAKTKEGKGPGHKRRNKSPRVPDGRKKLRGKKMAPLKIKLGLLGGKRKKAGSYAFQSDEGPDPEAEESDLDSGSVHSASGRPDGPVRAKKLKRGRPGRKKKKVLGCPAVAGEEEVDGYETDHQDYCEVCQQGGEIILCDTCPRAYHLVCLDPELDRAPEGKWSCPHCEKEGVQWEAKEEEEEYEEEGEEGEKEEEDDHMEYCRVCKDGGELLCCDACISSYHIHCLNPPLPDIPNGEWLCPRCTCPVLKGRVQKILHWRWGEPPVAMPAPQQTDGGPDVPPPRPLQGRSEREFFVKWVGLSYWHCSWAKELQLEIFHLVMYRNYQRKNDMDEPPPLDYGSGEDDGKSDKRKVKDPHYAEMEEKYYRFGIKPEWMTVHRIINHSMDKKGNYHYLVKWKDLPYDQSTWEEDEMNIPEYEDHKQSYWRHRELIMGEDPAQPRKYKKKKKELQGDGPPSSPTNDPTVKYETQPRFITATGGTLHMYQLEGLNWLRFSWAQGTDTILADEMGLGKTIQTIVFLYSLYKEGHTKGPFLVSAPLSTIINWEREFQMWAPKFYVVTYTGDKDSRAIIRENEFSFEDNAIKGGKKAFKMKREAQVKFHVLLTSYELITIDQAALGSIRWACLVVDEAHRLKNNQSKFFRVLNGYKIDHKLLLTGTPLQNNLEELFHLLNFLTPERFNNLEGFLEEFADISKEDQIKKLHDLLGPHMLRRLKADVFKNMPAKTELIVRVELSPMQKKYYKYILTRNFEALNSRGGGNQVSLLNIMMDLKKCCNHPYLFPVAAMESPKLPSGAYEGGALIKSSGKLMLLQKMLRKLKEQGHRVLIFSQMTKMLDLLEDFLDYEGYKYERIDGGITGALRQEAIDRFNAPGAQQFCFLLSTRAGGLGINLATADTVIIFDSDWNPHNDIQAFSRAHRIGQANKVMIYRFVTRASVEERITQVAKRKMMLTHLVVRPGLGSKAGSMSKQELDDILKFGTEELFKDENEGENKEEDSSVIHYDNEAIARLLDRNQDATEDTDVQNMNEYLSSFKVAQYVVREEDKIEEIEREIIKQEENVDPDYWEKLLRHHYEQQQEDLARNLGKGKRVRKQVNYNDAAQEDQDNQSEYSVGSEEEDEDFDERPEGRRQSKRQLRNEKDKPLPPLLARVGGNIEVLGFNTRQRKAFLNAVMRWGMPPQDAFTTQWLVRDLRGKTEKEFKAYVSLFMRHLCEPGADGSETFADGVPREGLSRQQVLTRIGVMSLVKKKVQEFEHINGRWSVPELMPDPSADSKRSSRASSPTKTSPTTPEASTTNSPCTSKPATPAPSEKGDGIRTPLEKDDTENPEEKPEKNSRMGEKMETEVDSPSPAPSLGERLEPRKILLEDEAPGVTGEVEPEPGYRGDREKSASEPTPAERGEEKPLDVQEHRERPEGETGDLGKRAEDVRAERELRLGPPRDEPRSNGRREEKVEKPRFMFNIADGGFTELHTLWQNEERAAISSGKLNEIWHRRHDYWLLAGIVLHGYARWQDIQNDAQFAIINEPFKTEANKGNFLEMKNKFLARRFKLLEQALVIEEQLRRAAYLNLSQEPAHPAMALHARFAEAECLAESHQHLSKESLAGNKPANAVLHKGKGRGGPARGRAHNAASEPAGGVAERHEGGCDPPASHAVPNTPHRSPPSDVRAQHPQPAGQQGHRASPHTGLSPGSLRHSTGIRGSLQRRTRRGPGRRRRQLQPDACRVLHHSHHQRPSSAGEEREGNDGGAGVRWAGSEGAPSRGGDLYRRLTGSQACPSPRPRPRSRPTSQALGPAANPPPSPPLGPPLG is encoded by the exons ATGGCTTCCCCTCTGagggacgaggaggaggaggaggaggagatggtggtgtcggaggaggaagaagaggaggaagaagagggcgacgaggaggaggaggaggtggaggcggCCGACGAGGACGATGAGGAGGAGGACGAAGAGGGAGTACTCGGGCGCGGGCCGGGCCACGACCGGGGCCGCGACCGCCACAGCCCCCCCAGCTGCCACCTcttcccgccgccgccgccgccgccgccgccaccgccgccccCGCCGCCAG ATAAGGATGATATCCGGCTGCTGCCTTCAGCATTGGGTGTGAAGAAGAGAAAGCGAGGACccaaaaagcagaaggaaaacaagCCAGGCAAGCCCCGGAAACGCAAGAAGCTC GACAGTGAAGAGGAATTTGGCTCAGAGCGAGATGAGTACCGGGAGAAGTCAGAGAGTGGAGGCAGCGAATATGGAACTGGACCAGGTCGGAAACGAAGAAGGAAGCAccgagaaaaaaaagagaaaaagacaaagaggaggaaaaggggagaaggagatggGGGGCAAAAG GTAGAACAGAAGTCATCAGCTGCGCTGCTTCTGACCTGGGGCTTGGAGGATGTGGAGCACGTGTTCTCCGAGGAGGACTACCACACGCTCACCAACTATAAAGCCTTCAGTCAGTTCATGAG GCCCCTAATTGCTAAGAAGAATCCCAAGATCCCAATGTCGAAGATGATGACCATCCTGGGGGCCAAGTGGAGAGAGTTCAGCGCCAATAACCCCTTCAAAGGGTCAGCAGCTGCtgtggcggcggcggcagcggcggcagcAGCTGTAGCCGAGCAGGTGTCAGCTGCTGTCTCCCCAGCCACTCCCATAGCACCATCTGGACCCCCTCCTGCCCTCCCACCACCCCCTGCTCCTGAAATCCAGCCCCCACCTATCAGAAGAGCCAAAACCAAAGAGGGCAAAG GTCCAGGCCACAAGAGGCGGAATAAGAGCCCCCGAGTACCTGATGGACGCAAGAAGCTTCGAGGGAAGAAGATGGCACCACTCAAAATCAAGCTGGGGCTGCTGGGTGgcaagaggaagaaggcaggctcG TATGCTTTCCAGAGCGATGAGGGCCCGGATCCAGAAGCTGAGGAGTCAGACTTGGACAGTGGTAGTGTCCATAGTGCCTCAGGCCGGCCTGATGGCCCTGTCCGTGCCAAGAAACTGAAGCGAGGCCggccaggaaggaagaagaagaagg TCCTGGGCTGTCCCGCAGTGGCCGGGGAGGAGGAGGTTGATGGCTACGAGACGGATCACCAGGATTACTGTGAGGTGTGCCAGCAGGGTGGGGAAATTATTCTGTGCGACACCTGCCCTCGTGCCTACCACCTCGTCTGCCTTGACCCTGAGCTTGACCGGGCTCCTGAGGGCAAATGGAGCTGTCCCCACTGT GAGAAAGAAGGGGTACAATGGGAggccaaggaggaggaggaagagtatgaagaggagggggaggaaggagagaaggaggaagaggacgaTCACATGGAGTATTGCCGAGTGTGCAAGGACGGTGGGGAGCTGCTGTGCTGCGACGCTTGCATCTCCTCCTACCACATCCACTGTCTGAATCCCCCACTGCCTGACATCCCCAACGGTGAATGGCTGTGCCCGCGATGTACA TGTCCTGTGCTAAAGGGCCGTGTTCAGAAGATCTTGCATTGGCGATGGGGGGAGCCACCTGTTGCAATGCCAGCACCCCAGCAAACAGACGGGGGTCCAGACGTCCCACCCCCTCGTCCTCTTCAAGGCAGATCAGAGCGAGAGTTCTTTGTCAAATGGGTGGGATTGTCCTACTGGCACTGCTCCTGGGCCAAGGAGCTTCAG CTGGAAATCTTCCACTTGGTAATGTATCGCAACTACCAACGGAAAAATGACATGGATGAGCCGCCACCCCTGGACTATGGCTCTGGTGAGGATGACGGGAAGAGTGACAAGCGCAAGGTGAAGGACCCTCACTATGCTGAGATGGAGGAGAAGTACTACCGGTTTGGCATCAAACCAGAGTGGATGACCGTCCACCGCATCATCAACCACAG TATGGATAAAAAGGGGAATTACCATTATCTTGTGAAATGGAAGGATTTGCCTTATGACCAGTCTACATGGGAGGAGGATGAGATGAACATCCCTGAATATGAAGACCATAAACAAAGCTACTGGAGACATCG TGAGCTAATTATGGGAGAGGACCCTGCACAGCCTCGAAAgtataagaagaagaagaaggagctgCAGGGAGACGGGCCTCCCAGCTCACCTACTAATGAT CCTACAGTGAAATATGAGACCCAGCCACGGTTCATCACAGCCACAGGAGGCACGCTACACATGTACCAGCTGGAGGGGCTGAACTGGCTGCGCTTCTCATGGGCCCAAGGCACTGACACCATTCTGGCTGATGAGATGGGCCTGGGCAAGACCATCCAAACCATCGTTTTTCTCTACTCACTCTATAAGGAG GGCCACACCAAAGGTCCCTTCCTGGTGAGTGCTCCACTCTCCACCATCATCAACTGGGAACGAGAGTTCCAAATGTGGGCACCCAAGTTCTATGTGGTCACATACACGGGTGATAAGGACAGCAGGGCCATTATTCGAGAAAATGAGTTCTCCTTTGAGGATAATGCCATAAAAGGCGGGAAGAAAGCTTTTAAGATGAAG AGAGAGGCTCAGGTGAAGTTCCATGTTCTCCTGACGTCATACGAGCTGATCACCATCGATCAGGCAGCACTTGGCTCCATCCGCTGGGCCTGTCTTGTAGTGGATGAAGCTCATCGACTCAAGAACAACCAGTCCAAG TTTTTCAGGGTCCTCAATGGCTATAAGATAGATCATAAGCTATTGCTGACGGGGACCCCGCTCCAGAATAACCTGGAGGAGCTCTTCCACCTTTTGAACTTCCTCACTCCCGAGAGGTTTAA TAACTtggagggcttcctggaggagttCGCTGACATATCCAAAGAGGACCAGATTAAGAAATTACATGATTTACTGGGGCCACACATGCTGCGGAGACTCAAGGCAGATGTCTTTAAGAACATGCCGGCCAAGACGGAGCTCATTGTCCGAGTGGAGCTCAGCCCCATGCAGAA GAAATACTACAAGTACATCCTAACTCGAAATTTCGAGGCCTTGAATTCACGAGGCGGCGGGAACCAGGTGTCCCTGCTTAACATCATGATGGACCTTAAGAAGTGCTGCAACCACCCGTACCTCTTCCCTGTGGCTGCCATG GAGTCTCCAAAACTGCCCAGCGGGGCTTATGAGGGCGGGGCACTCATTAAGTCATCAGGGAAGCTTATGCTGCTGCAGAAGATGCTGAGAAAGCTGAAGGAGCAAGGACACAGAGTGCTCATCTTCTCACAG ATGACCAAGATGTTAGACCTTCTGGAGGACTTCCTAGACTATGAAGGCTACAAGTACGAACGCATCGATGGTGGCATCACTGGCGCTCTTAGGCAGGAGGCCATTGATCGGTTTAATG CTCCTGGTGCCCAACAATTCTGCTTCCTCCTGTCCACCCGAGCTGGGGGCCTGGGCATCAACTTGGCCACAGCTGACACTGTCATCATCTTCGATTCTGATTGGAACCCCCATAATGACATCCAG GCCTTCAGCAGAGCCCATCGGATTGGCCAGGCCAACAAGGTGATGATTTACCGTTTTGTGACCCGAGCATCTGTGGAAGAACGGATCACACAGGTGGCGAAGAGGAAAATGATGCTGACACATCTGGTGGTGAGGCCAGGCCTGGGCTCCAAGGCCGGCTCCATGTCTAAGCAGGAGCTGGATGACATCCTCAAATTTGGCACTGAGGAGCTATTCAAGGACGAAAATGAGG GAGAGAATAAGGAGGAAGATAGCAGTGTGATCCACTATGACAACGAAGCCATCGCTCGACTGCTGGACCGGAACCAGGATGCAACTGAGGATACTGACGTGCAGAACATGAATGAGTATCTCAGCTCCTTCAAGGTGGCACAGTATGTTGTGCGTGAAGAAGACAAG ATTGAGGAGATCGAGCGAGAGATCATCAAGCAGGAGGAGAATGTGGATCCCGACTACTGGGAGAAGCTGCTGAGGCATCACTATGAGCAGCAGCAAGAAGACCTTGCCCGAAACCTAGGCAAGGGCAAACGGGTTCGAAAGCAGGTTAACTACAATGATGCCGCTCAGGAGGATCAAG ATAACCAGTCAGAATACTCAGTGGGGtcggaggaggaggatgaggactTCGACGAGCGTCCTGAAG GGCGTCGACAGTCAAAGAGGCAGCTCCGAAATGAAAAGGACAAGCCGCTGCCTCCCTTGCTGGCTCGAGTTGGGGGGAACATTGAG GTACTGGGATTCAATACCCGACAGCGGAAGGCGTTCCTTAACGCTGTGATGCGCTGGGGGATGCCGCCACAGGACGCTTTCACCACACAGTGGCTAGTGCGGGACCTGAGGGGCAAGACCGAGAAAGAGTTTAA GGCCTATGTGTCTTTGTTCATGCGCCATCTCTGTGAACCTGGAGCAGACGGCTCAGAAACCTTTGCCGATGGGGTCCCTCGGGAGGGGCTGAGCCGCCAGCAGGTGTTGACCCGCATTGGAGTCATGTCTCTCGTGAAGAAGAAG GTGCAAGAGTTTGAGCACATCAATGGACGCTGGTCAGTGCCGGAGCTCATGCCCGACCCCAGTGCTGACTCCAAGCGCTCTTCCAGGGCTTCCTCCCCAACCAAAACATCTCCCACCACCCCCGAGGCGTCTACAACCAACAGTCCTTGCACCTCTAAACCTG CTACTCCCGCTCCGAGTGAGAAAGGAGATGGGATACGGACACCTCTGGAGAAGGATGACACTGAAAACCCAGAAGAGAAGCCAGAGAAGAATAGCAGGATGGGGgaaaagatggagacagag GTTGAttctcccagcccagccccaTCACTTGGAGAACGGCTAGAACCAAGGAAGATTCTCTTAGAGGATGAAGCACCAGGGGTGACTGGAGAGGTGGAGCCTGAACCTGGGTAccgaggagacagagagaagtccG CCTCAGAGCCAACACCAGcagaaaggggggaggagaaaCCGTTGGATGTACAGGAACACAGGGAGAGGCCGGAGGGGGAAACAGGGGATTTGGGCAAGAGAG CAGAGGATGTCAGAGCTGAGCGGGAGCTCCGACTTGGGCCTCCTCGAGATGAGCCACGGTCCAATGGGCGCCGTGAGGAGAAAGTGGAGAAGCCGAGGTTCATGTTCAATATTGCCGATGGTGGTTTTACAG AGCTTCACACACTGTGGCAGAATGAAGAGAGGGCAGCTATTTCCTCGGGGAAGCTCAACGAAATCTGGCACCGAAGACATGACTATTGGCTCCTGGCTGGGATCGTCCT TCATGGCTATGCCCGGTGGCAAGACATCCAGAACGATGCTCAGTTCGCCATTATCAATGAACCATTCAAAACTGAAGCCAATAAGGGGAACTTCCTGGAGATGAAAAATAAATTCCTGGCCCGGAGGTTCAAG CTCCTGGAGCAGGCGCTGGTGATTGAGGAGCAGCTGCGGCGGGCGGCCTACCTGAACCTGTCACAGGAGCCAGCGCACCCCGCCATGGCCCTCCACGCCCGCTTTGCCGAGGCCGAGTGCCTAGCCGAGAGCCACCAGCACCTCTCCAAGGAGTCGCTGGCAGGGAACAAGCCAGCCAACGCCGTCCTGCACAAGGGTAAGGGCCGCGGTGGCCCCGCGCGGGGGAGGGCCCACAACGCTGC